The nucleotide sequence CGGGATTTGGCGGCGATGGCCAGCGGACGCAGGCGGCCCGTGGTGACGAAGCCCGCCAACGAAGGCGGCGTGGCCACGGTCATCTGGACGTTGCCGCTCAGGACGTCCTGCACCGCCGGGCCTGCTCCCTTGTACGGCACGTGGGTGATTTGCGCGCCGGTCTTCTGCTTGAACAATTCCATGCCGATATGCGGCACCGAGCCGTTGCCCGAGGTCGCGTAGTTCAGTTCCCCGGGGTGGGCCTGGGCGTACTCCACCAGCTCCTTCAGCGTGCGTACGGGCAGCTTGGGGTTGACGGCGATCACGTGTGGCGAGGAAACCAGCATGGCGACCGGCGCGAAATCCTTGACCGGATCCCAATCCAGCTTATGGAACATCACCGGGTTGCCGACGTGGAACATGGAGTAGCCCGCCAGCAGGGTATAGCCGTCCGGCGTCGAGCGCGCCACATAGGAAGCCGCGATGTTGCCGCTGGCGCCGGCCCGGTTTTCCACGATGATGGACTGCTTGAGCATTTCCGCCATGGGCGGCGTAATGATGCGGACGACCTGGTCGATAATGCCACCCGGAGGAACCGGAACCACGATACGCAGGGGCCGTTCCGGGAAGGCCGCATGGGAGGGGCCCCCCGCGAGGGTAGCCGCCAGGGCGGCGCCGGCCAGGACGGCAGCGTTCAGGACGCGTTTCATGGTGTCTCCTTGTTAGAGTAATAATTTAGGCGTCTTCTGTAATTATGAGCAGTGCAGCTAAAATAATCAACATGGAGCAGTCCACTGCGGCGGTCAATACGCCCGAACGTATCCGCGCCCTGATCGAACGCGACATCGCCGACGGCGTCCTGCCCCCGGGCATGCCGTTGGACGAGAAGGCCCTGGCGGCCCGGTTCGATGTCTCGCGCACACCGGTGCGCGAGGCCCTGCTGATGCTGGCCGCCCGCAAACTGGTGGCCATCGTTCCGCGCGCCGGCACCTTCGTCTACAAGCCGGGGCCCGCCGAGCTGATCGCCCTGCTGGAATACCTGGGCGAGCTGGAAGGCGTGTCCGCGCGCCTGGCCGCCCTGCGCATGAGCGCGGCGCAGCGCGACGAACTGGGGGCGCTGCACGAGAAGGCAATGGCACTGGCGGGCGACGACGACCGTCCCGGCTACGAGGCCTGCAACCTGGCCCTGCACCAATTGATCTACGCGGGCAGCGGCAACGCCATCGTGCGCGACGAAATCAACGACGCGCGGCTGCGCCTGAGCAACTTCCGCCGCAATGTCTTCGACCAGCCCGGCCGCCTGAAGGTGTCCTGCGCCGAACACGAAGCCATCGTGCGCGCCATCCGCGCCGGCGATGGCGAGGCGGCGGCCCAGGCGATGCGGGATCACATCATCGGCAAGGGCAAGGCCTTCGCGGACCTGGTGCTGGCCAATGCGCAGTAAACGAATGGGCTGTAAGCGCATGCGCAGTGAACGAAGGGGCAGCGCTCCCACGGCCGCGGCAAGCGGGGGAAGGTCCGTCACGGCCCGGCGCGGGGGGTGGACCGATGCGGCATGAACGGACCACCGCAGCAGGCACCGGGCGCGCCATGAACGGCGGCCTGTTGCTGGCCCTGCTCCTGCCGCCCTTGCTCTGGGGCAGCAATGCCATCGTGGGCAAGATGGCCGCCGGCCTGATTCCGCCTGTCACCTTGAACACCCTGCGCTGGCTGATGGCGCTGGCCGTGCTGCTGCCTTTCGTGCTGCGGCGCGTGGCACGCCATCGCGCGGCGGTGCGCGCGGAATGGCGCGCCATCGTCATCGGCGGATTCTGGGGCATCACCTGCTATAACGCCCTGCAGTATCTGGCGCTGACGACGTCCAACCCGATCAATACCTCGCTGATCGGATCCTCCGCGCCCGTGTTCATCCTGCTGCTGGGCCGCGTGCTGTTCGGCGCGCCCATCGGTGCGCGCAGCGCCTGCGGTGCCGCGCTGTCCGTGGTGGGCGTAGCCTGGGTCATGCTGGGCGGCAGGCTGGACGGCCTGGACGCCATCCACTTCGTGCGCGGCGATCTTTTCATGCTGGCGGGCACCTGCGCCTGGAGCCTCTACACCTGGCTGCTGAAACGCCATCCGACGCGGCTGCCGACGGACGTGCTGCTGGCCGCGCAGATCGTCGCCGGCCTGGCCTGGAGCCTGCCTTTCGTCCTGGCCGAACATGCATGGGGCGGCTATGCGCCCATGGCCATCGACGGGAAGACCGCCGCCATCGTCGCCTATATCGGCATCTTCCCCTCGCTGGTGGCGTTTTTCTGCTGGCAGACCGCGGTGGCGCGCACCAGCCCGCAGCTGCCGATCTTCTTCATGAACCTGACGCCCATCTTCACCGTCCTGCTGTCGGTACTGCTGCTGGGCGTGGCGCCGCAGCCCTACCACGCGGTCGGACTGGCCCTGATACTGGGCGGCATCTTCCTGGCCCGGCCGCGGCCGGCGGCGGGCCAGCCCTTGGCGAAACACACCGCCGCATCGCCGCCGCGCGCACCCCGCTGACCGCCGTCTCGCCGGCGATGGCGCCAGCGACCGGCAATCCCCTCGCGCCCACGCCGCGATCGCCAGATCGGTGCGCGCGCACCGTTGCGGCGCACGGCACGCCCCTGATCGGGGCGGGCCGTTCCGTTCACCTTCGCATCCCTCCAGCGACCGGAATTGGCATGCATGTTGCTTGATAGGCATGCAAGTGACTTGCATGGCAAACATTTCACTTGCACCGATTCCATATCTCCCGCCTGCCGGCGGGCATCGCTATCAAGGGGTTAATCATGCTGCGCAGTCGTTTGATCATGGCCGTCATGGCCTTTGCCGCGGCCGGTGCCGCGCATGCGGATCTGCTGGACAACATCAAGCAGAAGAAGGAAATCGTCATCGGGACCGAAGCGCAGTTCGCGCCCTTCGAGTACCTGCAGGACGGCAAGATCGTCGGCTACGGCCCGGACCTGATGAACATGATCATGAGCGGGCTGCCCGGCGTGAAGGTCAAGCAGCTGGACGTGCCGTTCCAGGGCATCCTGCCCGGCCTGGCGACGCGCAAGTTCGACTTCATCGTGACCTCGGTCACCATGACCGGCGAGCGCGCCGCCAAGTTCGCCTTCACGGTGCCCATCGCCGACGCCACCACGGCCCTGGTCAAGCGCAAGGCCGACACCGCCCTGGCCAGCGCCGACGGCATCGCCGGCAAGACGGTGGGTTCGCAGACCGGCTCCGCGCAGCTGAAAGCCCTGCAGGCGTATTCCGACAAGCTCAAGGCCGCCGGCAAGCCGGCGGTGAATATCCGCGAGTACGTCAGTTTCGACGAGGCCTATGCCGACCTCGCCGCCGGGCGGCTGGATGCCGTGGCGCAGTCGCTGGCCAATCTGGCCACGCTGGTCAAGACCCGTGGCGATGTCTATGCCGTGATCGACGGCCCGATCGGTCCCAAGACCTATTTCGGCTGGGTGGGCCGCAAGGACGCCGACAGCGCCAGCCTGGTGAAGTTCTTCAGCGACGGCATCGCCCGCGCGCAGCAGACCGGCGAGCTGCAGAAGCTGCAGATGAAGTGGTTCGGCTTCACCATGGACGTACCCACCGACAAGGTCCCGACGCCCGAGATGTGAGCACGCGCCATGAATGACGCCACCCTGCTCGAACGCCTGGCTGCCTATGCTCCCGTCCTGGGCAACGGCGCCGTCATGACCCTGCTGGTGGCGGCGGTGGCCATCGTCGGCGGTTTTCTGCTGGGCGCCGTGCTGCTGGGGCTGACGCTGACCGGCGGCCGGCGCAGTCCCTTGCGGCTGGCGGTGGTGGCCTACATCAGCTTCTTTCGCGGCACGCCCATGCTGGTGCAGCTGCTGATGCTGTTCTACCTGCCCAGCGCGCTGGGCGTGGACCTGCCGCCATTGCTGGCCGCGATGGCGGCGATGGCGCTGAATTCCGCCGCCTTCCAGTGCGAGATCCTGCGCGGCGGACTGACCGCCGTCGGGCAGGGCCAGCTGGAGGCCGGCGCGGTGTTCGGGCTGACGCCGCGGCAGGTATTCCGCCACATCCAGCTGCCGCAGATGGCGCGTGCGGTGTGGCCCGCGGTGGTGTCGGAAGCCATCGACGTCATCAAGAACTCGGCCATTGTCTCGGTCATCGCCGTG is from Bordetella bronchialis and encodes:
- a CDS encoding Bug family tripartite tricarboxylate transporter substrate binding protein, encoding MKRVLNAAVLAGAALAATLAGGPSHAAFPERPLRIVVPVPPGGIIDQVVRIITPPMAEMLKQSIIVENRAGASGNIAASYVARSTPDGYTLLAGYSMFHVGNPVMFHKLDWDPVKDFAPVAMLVSSPHVIAVNPKLPVRTLKELVEYAQAHPGELNYATSGNGSVPHIGMELFKQKTGAQITHVPYKGAGPAVQDVLSGNVQMTVATPPSLAGFVTTGRLRPLAIAAKSRIPMLPDVPTTAEAGFPGFELEAWVALFAPAGTPKDVVAAISEAAQKSLQTDKVKEALAAAGVSAWYLTPAQLDTQVRKDIDYWQPVIRKANITVE
- a CDS encoding GntR family transcriptional regulator; translation: MEQSTAAVNTPERIRALIERDIADGVLPPGMPLDEKALAARFDVSRTPVREALLMLAARKLVAIVPRAGTFVYKPGPAELIALLEYLGELEGVSARLAALRMSAAQRDELGALHEKAMALAGDDDRPGYEACNLALHQLIYAGSGNAIVRDEINDARLRLSNFRRNVFDQPGRLKVSCAEHEAIVRAIRAGDGEAAAQAMRDHIIGKGKAFADLVLANAQ
- a CDS encoding DMT family transporter, which gives rise to MNGGLLLALLLPPLLWGSNAIVGKMAAGLIPPVTLNTLRWLMALAVLLPFVLRRVARHRAAVRAEWRAIVIGGFWGITCYNALQYLALTTSNPINTSLIGSSAPVFILLLGRVLFGAPIGARSACGAALSVVGVAWVMLGGRLDGLDAIHFVRGDLFMLAGTCAWSLYTWLLKRHPTRLPTDVLLAAQIVAGLAWSLPFVLAEHAWGGYAPMAIDGKTAAIVAYIGIFPSLVAFFCWQTAVARTSPQLPIFFMNLTPIFTVLLSVLLLGVAPQPYHAVGLALILGGIFLARPRPAAGQPLAKHTAASPPRAPR
- a CDS encoding transporter substrate-binding domain-containing protein is translated as MLRSRLIMAVMAFAAAGAAHADLLDNIKQKKEIVIGTEAQFAPFEYLQDGKIVGYGPDLMNMIMSGLPGVKVKQLDVPFQGILPGLATRKFDFIVTSVTMTGERAAKFAFTVPIADATTALVKRKADTALASADGIAGKTVGSQTGSAQLKALQAYSDKLKAAGKPAVNIREYVSFDEAYADLAAGRLDAVAQSLANLATLVKTRGDVYAVIDGPIGPKTYFGWVGRKDADSASLVKFFSDGIARAQQTGELQKLQMKWFGFTMDVPTDKVPTPEM
- a CDS encoding amino acid ABC transporter permease → MNDATLLERLAAYAPVLGNGAVMTLLVAAVAIVGGFLLGAVLLGLTLTGGRRSPLRLAVVAYISFFRGTPMLVQLLMLFYLPSALGVDLPPLLAAMAAMALNSAAFQCEILRGGLTAVGQGQLEAGAVFGLTPRQVFRHIQLPQMARAVWPAVVSEAIDVIKNSAIVSVIAVADLARAARQIVASNYRPLEVYVATGLVYLVLTAAVFLLGTWLARRMAGSRHASRAVIRRNAIRKT